From a region of the Blastocatellia bacterium genome:
- a CDS encoding zinc ribbon domain-containing protein: protein MFCYNCGAHATPGQKFCRACGVHLSQVLPHEPVAAWPPTRSSSRWQILTDVLTDAIQTGLQYIRNPLPAMSDRPPQSVRYRHWGLLAFWAGVAALLGVQIGIVLIVAGIWMMAYARGFFSPAPQANATRSLYEPTSGPHETISPENRRTDRWEKTG from the coding sequence ATGTTTTGCTATAACTGCGGCGCGCATGCCACACCGGGACAGAAGTTCTGCCGCGCCTGTGGCGTTCATCTGAGCCAGGTGCTCCCGCATGAACCGGTTGCGGCGTGGCCGCCCACGCGCTCATCATCACGCTGGCAAATCCTGACAGATGTTCTGACGGACGCCATTCAAACAGGTCTGCAATACATCAGAAACCCTCTGCCAGCGATGTCCGACAGGCCTCCCCAGAGCGTTCGTTACCGGCACTGGGGACTGCTGGCCTTTTGGGCCGGCGTGGCGGCCCTGCTAGGCGTGCAAATAGGTATCGTTCTAATCGTGGCCGGAATCTGGATGATGGCCTACGCCCGTGGGTTTTTCAGCCCGGCCCCACAAGCAAACGCCACGCGCTCGCTCTACGAGCCTACGAGTGGTCCACATGAGACAATTTCACCAGAGAACCGACGGACAGACCGTTGGGAGAAAACAGGCTGA
- a CDS encoding prepilin peptidase, with amino-acid sequence MDIQSLAPVAAWFLSLIVILIGLAVGSFLNVVIYRVPREMSIVTPRSHCPACHTPIRISDNIPLFSFIRLKGRCRWCGQRISIRYPLVELITAMLFWVVWRVDGLTWLLLTDWAFVSAMIALAMIDLEHRLLPDRITYPGFVLTVGLRGFLSPNQDAAELNLIDRHTALIGSALIALSALVMFAIEWLDYHLIGRRLEQMERARAAGDATSDAHAAAGEPASASSAVNEALPAESSPPHGDPVNVITLTLAGLLAGVFFLTVINQPEAQTAPRVEAIIGAWVGATLGAGTIWLLRAVYFVVRNIEGVGFGDIKMMMMVGAYLGWSSTFLTLLLASLLGSLIGVMIMIRQRDRFAGIPYGLFIAIAAVIALLAGKPLVGWYWAQM; translated from the coding sequence ATGGATATTCAATCGCTTGCTCCTGTGGCTGCTTGGTTCCTCTCGCTGATCGTGATCCTGATTGGACTCGCCGTCGGCAGCTTCTTGAACGTAGTCATCTACCGCGTTCCCCGCGAAATGTCAATAGTCACGCCGAGGTCGCATTGTCCCGCTTGTCACACGCCGATTCGAATCAGCGACAACATTCCTCTGTTCAGTTTCATTCGTCTCAAGGGTCGCTGCCGCTGGTGTGGCCAGCGGATTTCTATTCGTTATCCGCTGGTTGAATTGATAACGGCTATGCTCTTTTGGGTTGTGTGGCGTGTTGATGGACTGACATGGCTGCTACTGACGGATTGGGCTTTCGTCTCGGCGATGATCGCGTTGGCGATGATTGATCTGGAACACCGCCTGCTCCCTGATCGCATCACCTATCCGGGATTCGTGCTGACCGTCGGACTGCGCGGGTTTCTCAGCCCAAACCAGGACGCCGCTGAACTCAACCTGATTGACCGTCACACCGCGTTGATCGGTTCAGCTCTGATTGCGCTTTCGGCGCTCGTCATGTTCGCCATCGAATGGTTGGATTATCACTTGATCGGGCGACGGCTCGAGCAGATGGAGCGTGCCCGCGCCGCCGGCGATGCAACATCGGATGCGCACGCCGCAGCCGGTGAACCGGCCAGTGCTAGTTCTGCCGTGAACGAAGCGCTGCCGGCTGAATCCTCACCGCCACACGGCGACCCTGTCAACGTGATAACGCTCACGCTCGCTGGATTGCTCGCCGGCGTTTTTTTCCTCACGGTCATCAACCAACCAGAGGCGCAGACTGCGCCCCGCGTGGAGGCGATCATCGGCGCATGGGTGGGCGCCACGCTAGGCGCAGGAACGATCTGGCTCTTGAGAGCGGTTTACTTCGTGGTGAGAAATATTGAAGGCGTCGGCTTTGGCGACATCAAAATGATGATGATGGTCGGCGCCTATCTGGGCTGGTCAAGCACATTCCTAACGCTATTGTTGGCTTCGCTGCTAGGATCACTCATTGGCGTCATGATCATGATCCGACAACGGGATCGGTTTGCCGGCATTCCCTACGGCCTATTCATCGCCATAGCTGCCGTCATCGCGTTATTGGCGGGCAAACCACTGGTCGGTTGGTATTGGGCTCAGATGTGA
- a CDS encoding ABC transporter ATP-binding protein produces the protein MSDWIIETVGLTKTYTSGWWRKNRVEAMADLDLQVGRGEIFAFLGPNGAGKTTTINVLMGFLQPTRGHVALFGSSPSDHRVRARIGYLPEHHAFYSFLTATQLLNFFGQLMGIPARERRQQIEQRLHRVGLWDARNRKIATYSRGMRQRLGIAQALLGEPALLILDEPTSGFDPLGRRAVRDLLLELKQAGTSIFLSSHILSEVEAVCDRVAIINRGRLVQGGTLDEVIGAQAGYQIAFTDPTEAAAPRLRQMSLNITQDEDLFHVFVGDEALAQTVLDTIRSHGGLLRSFIPKTRTLEEVFLQLVGPPQTTPASDDMEKQR, from the coding sequence GTGAGTGATTGGATCATCGAGACAGTGGGTTTAACAAAAACCTATACTTCGGGCTGGTGGCGGAAGAATCGCGTCGAAGCGATGGCCGATTTAGACCTGCAGGTCGGGCGTGGTGAGATATTCGCCTTCCTTGGACCCAATGGCGCTGGAAAGACCACGACCATCAACGTGCTCATGGGGTTTTTACAGCCGACGCGCGGCCATGTCGCGCTGTTTGGTTCGTCGCCGAGCGACCACCGCGTGCGCGCGCGAATCGGTTATCTGCCGGAGCATCACGCGTTCTATTCGTTTTTAACGGCGACGCAGTTGTTGAATTTCTTCGGACAACTGATGGGCATTCCAGCGCGTGAGCGGCGTCAGCAGATTGAACAACGATTGCACCGAGTAGGATTGTGGGACGCGCGCAATCGAAAGATCGCCACGTATTCGCGCGGCATGCGCCAACGATTGGGGATCGCGCAGGCGTTGCTTGGTGAGCCGGCGCTGCTTATCCTTGACGAACCTACATCCGGCTTCGATCCGCTCGGACGCCGCGCCGTGCGCGACCTGTTGCTAGAGTTGAAGCAGGCAGGGACGAGCATTTTCCTCTCGTCGCATATTCTTTCAGAAGTCGAGGCCGTGTGTGACCGTGTGGCCATCATCAACCGTGGACGACTGGTTCAGGGCGGCACACTGGACGAGGTCATCGGCGCTCAGGCCGGCTACCAGATCGCTTTCACCGATCCGACAGAGGCGGCGGCGCCGCGCCTGCGCCAAATGAGTCTGAACATCACGCAGGATGAAGACCTCTTTCATGTGTTCGTCGGCGATGAAGCGCTCGCGCAGACAGTTCTGGATACGATTCGTTCACACGGCGGTCTCCTCAGATCATTCATCCCGAAGACGCGGACGCTCGAAGAGGTTTTCCTTCAGCTTGTCGGACCGCCGCAAACAACTCCCGCGAGTGACGACATGGAGAAACAGCGGTGA
- a CDS encoding ABC transporter permease subunit, with translation MTRTVIIAGHVLSRLWRQKLVIVTLVVALLIIGLMSSSLFMIRTASQLGQPSEAQQMAMGLFFFVTMLMGWFADLVGLVIGVTVTRQDIRDGTVFSLLAKPVARWEYLLGSYLGSVVYLLLVWLVLTGVYVGLVYVTEQPLGRMHGLVLLGHAALSLLMLSLAFGLAQRFSAWIAALLAVVIYNGDAAVNTLGSLVGLLGLGMPEWMHKALVFPLPATNCFDMLFESLMKTQLQSLPWGWGLLHIIDYSAVMVLLGWWLFRRQDVTSATE, from the coding sequence GTGACGCGGACTGTGATCATTGCTGGTCATGTGCTAAGTCGGCTGTGGCGCCAGAAGCTGGTGATCGTGACCCTGGTGGTGGCGTTACTCATCATCGGGTTGATGAGTTCCTCGCTCTTCATGATTAGAACGGCGTCACAGCTTGGTCAACCGAGCGAAGCTCAGCAAATGGCCATGGGATTGTTCTTCTTTGTGACGATGTTGATGGGCTGGTTTGCCGATCTAGTGGGATTAGTCATCGGCGTGACCGTGACGCGACAGGATATTCGCGATGGCACGGTTTTCAGTCTGCTGGCCAAACCGGTGGCGCGATGGGAATATCTGTTGGGGAGTTATCTTGGCAGCGTGGTTTACTTGTTGCTGGTCTGGTTGGTGCTCACTGGCGTCTATGTCGGCTTGGTGTACGTAACGGAACAACCGCTGGGGAGAATGCATGGGCTCGTTCTGCTAGGACATGCGGCGCTATCTTTGCTGATGTTGAGCCTTGCTTTTGGTTTGGCGCAACGCTTCAGTGCGTGGATCGCCGCGCTGCTCGCCGTAGTGATCTACAATGGCGACGCTGCCGTCAATACTCTTGGCAGCCTGGTCGGCCTACTTGGACTGGGAATGCCCGAATGGATGCACAAGGCGCTTGTGTTTCCGCTGCCGGCCACGAATTGCTTTGATATGCTGTTCGAGTCACTCATGAAAACACAGCTTCAATCGCTGCCTTGGGGTTGGGGCTTGCTACATATCATTGATTACTCGGCGGTGATGGTCTTGCTCGGCTGGTGGCTGTTCCGCCGTCAGGATGTAACGTCGGCGACGGAGTGA
- a CDS encoding MFS transporter, with protein sequence MQQPIESAAAQSRASSGLFYGWYLAFATVAIYFMSNGAGIALPPNFYPALIKEFQMTEAAVSLCGAITLMLAGLLAPFGGRLIDRFGARRLMRVGVVLLAVTVSLYPLAQAGWHLYVLHALFAAALTFCGLLISVVLLSRWFHIWRGTVIGLLVAGSSLAGAILPNVVAPIIADPDWGWRWAYGLIAAMVWVVAVPLAFLVIKEDPREIGQFPDGRLPSDQDQPATATGHVTLPGVTLQQALRTSVLWFLAFGSAFIWFAILAVQNQLVIYLKKDVGLSQEAASFYLSLIFMFSIAGKFGFGALSDKMTKRSVMILTTILLFIGSLLLLEVGSGGVSLVTSRPQLIAFAVLFGAGYGGTFSMIQLMVPECFGPRELGRILGIVTLIDTIGAFVGITLTGYLRTSTGSYLVPFLTVIFVSLLGLINVWFVRPLPYQHRES encoded by the coding sequence GTGCAACAACCGATTGAATCGGCTGCTGCTCAAAGCAGAGCGTCATCAGGTTTGTTCTATGGGTGGTACCTGGCATTTGCCACAGTGGCGATTTATTTCATGTCCAATGGAGCCGGGATTGCTCTACCGCCGAATTTTTACCCGGCGCTCATCAAGGAATTTCAGATGACTGAAGCGGCGGTGTCGCTGTGCGGCGCTATTACGTTGATGCTGGCCGGGCTGCTGGCGCCGTTCGGCGGCAGATTGATTGACCGATTCGGCGCGCGACGCCTGATGCGCGTCGGTGTCGTGCTGCTGGCGGTCACGGTGTCGCTCTATCCACTGGCGCAAGCCGGCTGGCACCTCTACGTGTTGCATGCGTTGTTTGCCGCTGCGTTGACTTTCTGCGGATTGCTCATCAGCGTGGTGTTGCTGTCGCGCTGGTTCCACATCTGGCGTGGGACGGTCATTGGACTGCTGGTCGCCGGCTCAAGCTTAGCCGGAGCGATTTTGCCGAATGTGGTCGCGCCAATCATCGCAGACCCTGACTGGGGTTGGCGCTGGGCTTATGGCTTGATCGCCGCGATGGTCTGGGTGGTCGCCGTGCCATTGGCCTTCCTTGTCATCAAGGAAGACCCGCGCGAGATTGGGCAATTCCCCGACGGGCGCTTACCGAGCGATCAAGATCAGCCGGCCACGGCGACCGGTCACGTGACCCTGCCCGGCGTCACATTGCAACAGGCGCTGCGAACCAGCGTGCTGTGGTTTTTGGCATTTGGCTCCGCATTCATTTGGTTCGCCATTCTCGCCGTGCAGAATCAATTGGTCATCTACCTGAAAAAGGATGTCGGCCTCTCGCAAGAGGCGGCTTCGTTTTACCTGAGTCTCATCTTCATGTTCAGCATCGCCGGCAAATTCGGTTTCGGCGCGCTGAGCGACAAAATGACCAAACGAAGCGTCATGATTTTGACGACAATCCTGCTGTTCATCGGCAGTCTGCTGCTGCTGGAAGTGGGCTCTGGCGGCGTCTCTCTGGTCACGAGTCGCCCACAGCTCATTGCATTCGCCGTGTTGTTTGGCGCGGGCTACGGCGGCACGTTCAGCATGATTCAATTGATGGTCCCGGAATGCTTCGGCCCTAGAGAACTAGGCCGTATTCTGGGCATCGTCACGTTGATTGATACGATCGGCGCGTTTGTCGGCATTACGTTGACCGGCTACCTGCGCACAAGCACAGGCAGTTATTTGGTCCCGTTTTTGACTGTTATCTTTGTCTCGCTGCTCGGATTGATCAACGTCTGGTTTGTGCGACCGTTGCCGTATCAACACCGTGAATCATGA
- a CDS encoding zinc ribbon domain-containing protein — MYCPNCAAPTSSGQNFCRACGFHLSQIVSAASNSSSPSGVDASAYLTERGRMRRWGFITFWGGIVLAALISIVGGAIENLNRPMGNFLQDVAPIGGLLCVVGLGMMIYSLFLPKEPQQCRPTLAVALPRSASTMPVSLEQRPEAAPSVTEHTTELLENGQSHAAQSMPARQPKSVKSS; from the coding sequence ATGTATTGCCCCAATTGCGCAGCGCCGACTTCATCCGGTCAGAACTTTTGCCGAGCCTGTGGATTCCACCTGTCACAGATTGTGAGCGCAGCGTCCAACTCATCCTCACCTAGCGGCGTGGACGCGAGCGCGTATTTGACCGAGCGAGGCCGCATGCGACGCTGGGGATTTATCACGTTTTGGGGCGGTATAGTGCTCGCTGCGCTGATCAGTATCGTTGGCGGGGCCATCGAAAACTTGAATCGTCCCATGGGCAATTTCCTACAAGACGTTGCCCCCATTGGCGGCTTGCTGTGTGTTGTTGGGCTGGGCATGATGATCTATTCGTTGTTTCTACCCAAAGAGCCGCAGCAGTGCCGACCGACTTTAGCGGTCGCCTTGCCTCGGTCTGCTTCAACGATGCCTGTCTCACTTGAACAGCGTCCTGAGGCTGCACCCAGCGTCACCGAACACACGACAGAATTGTTGGAAAATGGTCAATCGCATGCAGCGCAGTCAATGCCGGCGCGTCAGCCCAAATCAGTGAAATCGTCGTGA
- a CDS encoding glycosyltransferase — MNILHVSSATGLGGGEAHLVDLCRALIRRGHAVHVVVRPHTPLIEQLRAAAIPFELLRLRHSLDLASAWKLSRLIRRLDIDILHGHVARDYPVCAMAEWLAGRARLVLTRHHYLPLKRNWGYRRMFRRVAKIIAVSEFVRQQLIASLELPSHHVVTIPNWINLDQYRTLPDRHQARARFGLSAPFVVGLVGQLTPAKGQEEFIRAASRIAAIRDDVLFVIVGKEQGKETRFTDYLHGLVRQLALSHRVRFLHWVDDLPQLYAALSILVVPSWFEAFSLVLIQALAAGVPVIASNVGGPAEIVVHEETGLLVPPRQADALAEAIDRLLNDGALRERLGRAGQQDVCRRFEREMVIDRIEAVYRNVLDSR; from the coding sequence ATGAACATCCTGCATGTCTCATCAGCTACCGGCCTGGGTGGTGGCGAAGCGCATCTGGTTGATCTATGTCGCGCGTTGATTCGACGCGGCCATGCGGTGCATGTGGTGGTGCGCCCGCACACGCCATTGATCGAACAACTCCGTGCAGCGGCAATTCCATTTGAGCTACTTCGGTTGCGTCATTCCCTGGACCTGGCGTCGGCCTGGAAGCTCAGCCGCCTGATTCGACGGTTAGATATTGACATCCTGCACGGGCACGTCGCCCGCGATTATCCTGTCTGCGCTATGGCTGAGTGGCTGGCTGGCCGCGCTCGTTTGGTGCTGACGCGACATCACTACTTGCCGCTCAAACGGAATTGGGGATACCGCCGCATGTTTCGTCGCGTAGCGAAAATAATCGCCGTTTCGGAATTTGTGCGGCAGCAGTTGATTGCCTCGTTAGAGCTTCCCTCGCATCATGTAGTCACGATCCCGAATTGGATCAACCTGGATCAGTATCGAACCTTGCCAGACCGTCATCAAGCGCGCGCCCGTTTTGGATTGTCAGCGCCCTTCGTGGTCGGGCTTGTCGGTCAACTGACGCCAGCCAAAGGGCAAGAAGAATTCATTCGCGCCGCCTCACGCATTGCCGCCATCCGCGATGATGTGTTGTTTGTCATTGTTGGCAAAGAGCAGGGCAAAGAGACGCGCTTCACCGATTACTTGCATGGTTTGGTTCGTCAGTTAGCCTTGAGCCACCGCGTTCGGTTTCTTCATTGGGTTGATGACTTGCCTCAGTTATATGCAGCATTGTCCATCCTCGTCGTCCCTTCATGGTTTGAAGCTTTCTCGCTAGTGCTGATCCAGGCGCTGGCGGCGGGCGTCCCGGTGATTGCGTCGAATGTGGGTGGACCTGCCGAGATTGTTGTGCATGAGGAAACCGGATTGCTCGTCCCGCCTCGGCAGGCCGACGCGCTGGCAGAGGCCATTGATCGCTTGCTCAACGATGGTGCGTTGCGTGAGCGACTCGGTCGGGCCGGTCAGCAGGATGTTTGCCGGCGATTTGAACGTGAAATGGTCATTGATCGGATTGAGGCTGTTTATCGCAACGTCCTTGACAGCCGCTAG
- the rpsU gene encoding 30S ribosomal protein S21 — MAVIVVNDNETIEAALRRFKRKVQQEDIIKDIKKHSFYLKPGEKRRLKSALARKRDRRRLRREAE; from the coding sequence GTGGCAGTCATTGTTGTAAACGATAACGAGACCATTGAAGCGGCGCTGCGCCGATTTAAGCGCAAGGTGCAGCAAGAAGACATCATCAAAGACATCAAGAAACATTCCTTTTATCTGAAACCCGGCGAGAAACGACGATTGAAGTCAGCCTTGGCTCGCAAGCGCGACCGCCGCCGATTGCGACGAGAAGCCGAATGA
- a CDS encoding DUF1992 domain-containing protein, producing the protein MFTDGDCIDVFRLIAERKITEAMERGEFDNLPGKGKPLVFHDDPLEPPERRLANKILKNAGIAPVEISLRRELTHLKREYARAKRADERQRLMKEIRWMVLRLNLLQKSAL; encoded by the coding sequence ATGTTCACTGATGGCGATTGCATTGACGTATTTCGCTTGATCGCTGAACGGAAAATTACTGAAGCGATGGAGCGAGGCGAATTTGACAACCTGCCGGGCAAAGGCAAGCCATTGGTGTTCCACGACGATCCGTTAGAGCCTCCGGAGCGACGATTGGCCAATAAGATTTTGAAGAACGCCGGCATTGCGCCGGTCGAAATCTCTCTGCGCCGGGAATTGACTCATCTGAAACGCGAATACGCGCGCGCTAAACGAGCCGATGAGCGTCAACGGTTAATGAAAGAAATTCGGTGGATGGTGTTACGCCTGAATCTGCTGCAGAAGTCTGCGCTGTGA
- a CDS encoding TlpA family protein disulfide reductase, with product MDDTQANRFRFSAISPDSLTALTRASRILRMEVVNSNPPGARAPFARRHLATLLLILFVGASFALQYKVRHGSVIPIRRGGLNIGTPAPSFELKDLDGRTVKLDDLKGNTVILDFWATWCGPCRAEFNELEAWMQKKQKDGTWQGIVVLAVNLQEEPAVVRRFVQQRQLPFTILLDSNGSVAERYNVQALPSLYVIDPMGHIRLVEEGYKGGVQFKLDYQIGAIQQDTSRE from the coding sequence ATGGACGATACGCAGGCCAATCGGTTCAGGTTCTCAGCCATTTCTCCAGATTCATTGACCGCTCTGACGCGCGCAAGTAGAATCCTGCGCATGGAGGTGGTCAACAGCAATCCACCGGGCGCGCGTGCTCCTTTTGCTCGACGCCATCTGGCTACGCTTCTGCTGATTCTGTTTGTCGGAGCATCGTTCGCGTTGCAGTACAAGGTACGACATGGCAGCGTCATCCCGATTCGCCGGGGCGGCTTGAATATCGGCACGCCAGCGCCGAGCTTCGAACTGAAAGACCTGGATGGCCGCACGGTCAAGTTGGATGATTTGAAAGGGAACACCGTCATCCTTGATTTCTGGGCGACGTGGTGCGGGCCATGTCGCGCGGAATTCAACGAGCTGGAAGCCTGGATGCAAAAGAAACAGAAAGACGGAACATGGCAGGGCATTGTGGTGCTTGCGGTGAACCTCCAGGAAGAACCAGCCGTGGTGCGCCGGTTTGTCCAGCAGCGCCAATTGCCATTCACGATCTTACTCGATAGCAATGGGAGTGTCGCTGAGCGATATAATGTGCAGGCGCTGCCCAGTTTGTACGTGATTGATCCGATGGGTCACATCCGCCTTGTTGAGGAAGGGTACAAAGGAGGAGTCCAGTTTAAGCTGGATTATCAGATTGGCGCGATTCAGCAGGACACGTCACGTGAATGA
- the leuC gene encoding 3-isopropylmalate dehydratase large subunit, producing the protein MAETLLEKVWRAHTVRQLPSGQTQLFIGLHLIHEVTTPQAFQMIRELGLRVRFPDRTFATIDHIVPTESQVRPFADAQAEAMTAELIKNTEANGIRLFNIGSGHQGIVHVIGPELGLTQPGMTIACGDSHTSTHGAFGALAFGIGTSQVRDVLATQTLAMSKPKVRRIVVNGRLPRGVYAKDVILAIIRRLGVKGGVGYAYEYAGSTIEAMTMEERMTICNMSIEGGARVGYVNPDQTTFDYLRGRPYAPSSEQFDRAVAWWKSIASDADAHYDDEAQFDADALEPMVTYGLNPGQSLGITETIPDPTHLPESERAAYEEAIEFMGFKPNQPIAGTPIDVAFIGSCTNSRLSDLRIAAELVRGHRVAPRVRALVVPGSEAVAAQAEAEGLHEIFQQAGFQWRKAGCSMCLGMNPDRLQGRELCASSSNRNFKGRMGSPTGRTVLMSPAMVAAAAITGEITDVRRLF; encoded by the coding sequence ATGGCTGAAACACTTCTAGAGAAGGTATGGCGAGCACACACCGTGCGCCAGTTGCCGTCAGGACAAACGCAATTGTTCATCGGCTTGCATCTGATTCACGAGGTGACGACGCCACAGGCATTTCAGATGATCCGCGAGCTGGGCTTGCGTGTTCGCTTTCCTGATCGAACATTTGCCACAATTGATCACATCGTGCCGACTGAGTCTCAAGTGAGGCCGTTTGCTGACGCGCAGGCTGAGGCGATGACCGCTGAGCTGATCAAGAACACCGAGGCCAACGGAATTAGGCTGTTCAACATCGGCAGTGGCCATCAAGGCATCGTGCATGTCATTGGTCCGGAACTGGGACTGACCCAGCCGGGCATGACCATTGCTTGCGGCGATAGTCACACGTCAACTCACGGCGCATTTGGGGCGCTCGCCTTCGGCATTGGCACCAGTCAAGTGCGCGATGTGCTCGCTACACAAACGCTGGCGATGAGCAAGCCAAAAGTTCGGCGAATCGTGGTCAATGGAAGGCTTCCGCGTGGCGTGTATGCCAAAGATGTGATCCTGGCCATCATCCGCCGGCTCGGCGTCAAAGGTGGCGTCGGCTACGCTTATGAATATGCCGGCTCAACCATTGAAGCAATGACGATGGAAGAGCGCATGACCATCTGCAATATGAGTATCGAAGGCGGCGCGCGTGTTGGGTACGTCAATCCAGATCAAACAACCTTCGATTATCTCAGGGGTCGTCCTTACGCGCCGTCATCTGAACAATTCGACCGCGCTGTGGCATGGTGGAAAAGCATCGCGTCGGATGCCGACGCTCACTACGACGACGAGGCGCAGTTCGACGCCGACGCGCTGGAACCGATGGTCACCTACGGCCTCAATCCTGGTCAATCGCTGGGCATCACGGAGACGATTCCTGACCCAACGCATTTGCCCGAATCCGAACGCGCTGCTTATGAAGAAGCTATCGAGTTCATGGGCTTCAAACCGAACCAGCCGATTGCCGGCACGCCGATTGACGTGGCGTTCATTGGCTCCTGCACCAATTCGCGGCTGTCAGATTTGCGCATTGCTGCCGAACTGGTGCGAGGACATCGTGTGGCGCCGCGTGTGCGCGCGCTGGTTGTGCCCGGTTCGGAAGCTGTCGCTGCTCAAGCCGAGGCTGAAGGATTGCACGAAATCTTCCAGCAAGCTGGCTTTCAGTGGCGAAAGGCGGGTTGCTCGATGTGCTTGGGCATGAATCCGGACAGACTGCAAGGCCGCGAGTTGTGCGCTTCATCGAGCAATCGGAATTTCAAAGGGCGCATGGGCAGTCCCACCGGTCGCACGGTGCTGATGAGTCCGGCCATGGTGGCAGCGGCAGCCATTACCGGCGAAATCACCGATGTGAGGAGGCTGTTTTGA
- the leuD gene encoding 3-isopropylmalate dehydratase small subunit produces the protein MNPAAISTVTGRGIPLPGNDIDTDRIIPGRFLRVITFEGLGQFVFADERQQNPNHPFNQPRYQGATILIVGRNFGCGSSREHAPQALMRWGIRGIVGESFAEIFFNNCTTIGVPCLRVAQSDVDWLMETVKERPDEQIQLDLTDMTVRIGQRIIPAIMPDGPRRQLLDGTWNSTATLLEAGDAIERTARRLPYIAGF, from the coding sequence ATGAATCCGGCGGCCATTTCAACAGTGACCGGCCGGGGCATTCCACTGCCCGGCAACGATATTGACACCGACCGGATTATCCCCGGACGATTCTTGCGCGTCATCACGTTTGAAGGCCTTGGCCAGTTCGTATTCGCCGATGAGCGTCAGCAAAATCCTAACCATCCGTTCAATCAGCCCCGCTACCAAGGCGCTACGATTCTGATCGTCGGGCGCAATTTCGGCTGCGGCTCATCACGCGAGCATGCGCCGCAGGCGCTCATGCGTTGGGGCATTCGCGGCATTGTTGGCGAATCGTTCGCCGAAATTTTTTTCAACAATTGCACAACCATTGGCGTCCCCTGCCTGCGCGTTGCCCAGAGCGATGTTGACTGGCTCATGGAAACCGTCAAGGAACGCCCGGATGAACAGATTCAGCTTGACCTGACAGACATGACCGTGCGCATCGGCCAACGAATCATTCCCGCCATCATGCCGGACGGCCCGCGCCGTCAACTGTTGGATGGCACATGGAACTCCACCGCGACGCTGCTGGAAGCCGGCGACGCGATCGAGCGCACGGCCCGCCGGCTGCCTTACATAGCCGGCTTCTGA